In a single window of the Streptomyces sp. NBC_00353 genome:
- a CDS encoding GAF domain-containing protein: MTYESEGRGPAGGPPSSRPRKLPILLEAVLSVGTDLELRATLQQIVDTATALTEARYGALGVLDPHRNTITELFTSGLTDAEQQRIGRFPDGHSGLLGVLVEEPEPLRSDDLTADPRSSGVPPGHPRMRSFLGTPIRVHSEVFGNLYLTEKRTGHFTDTDMALLRVLAAQAGIAIGNARLYETVCQRERWIEGAAAVTTALLGGTNATDALMTVAEQARILADASAGVILQPTEDGGMEIVTASTLDDPAGIVGTTIEPGSPVLVQLLGGEPVFIDDSATDPRMTTHVRTRFGPSMMLPLQSGGRLIGTLALPRRRGGRPYTAVDRLLASQFASQAALALVLADAQHNREQLAVYEDRDRIARDLHDLVVQRLFATEMMLESTRRRAAAPETDELLTQAVDELNSTIQEVRTAIFALQQPPTEAPSTFRGRVLRETGGAASVLGFQPSVQFTGAVDSLVRQPADRQLLAALRGALAAAHRRTGVSAIEVEVDATARLPDGRAAVRLAVADDGRGDDGSRSTTFTWQAPL, translated from the coding sequence ATGACTTACGAGAGCGAAGGCCGGGGTCCGGCGGGCGGACCACCGAGCAGCAGACCCCGCAAGCTGCCGATACTCCTGGAAGCGGTGCTCAGCGTCGGCACCGATCTCGAACTGCGGGCCACCCTCCAGCAGATCGTGGACACCGCCACCGCGCTCACCGAGGCCCGGTACGGCGCGCTCGGCGTCCTCGACCCCCACCGCAACACCATCACCGAACTGTTCACCTCCGGTCTGACCGATGCCGAACAGCAGCGCATCGGCCGCTTCCCGGACGGGCACTCGGGGCTGCTCGGCGTGCTCGTCGAGGAACCCGAACCGCTGCGCTCGGACGATCTGACCGCCGACCCGCGCTCCAGCGGCGTGCCGCCCGGCCATCCACGGATGCGTTCCTTCCTCGGGACACCCATCCGGGTGCACAGCGAGGTGTTCGGCAATCTCTATCTCACCGAGAAACGCACCGGGCACTTCACCGACACGGACATGGCGCTGCTGCGGGTCCTCGCCGCTCAGGCAGGGATCGCGATCGGCAACGCCCGGCTGTACGAGACGGTCTGCCAGCGGGAGCGCTGGATCGAGGGCGCGGCAGCCGTCACCACGGCCCTGCTGGGCGGCACGAACGCGACGGACGCGTTGATGACCGTTGCCGAGCAGGCCCGCATTCTCGCCGATGCCTCGGCCGGGGTGATCCTCCAGCCGACCGAGGACGGCGGGATGGAGATCGTCACCGCGTCCACGCTCGACGACCCGGCCGGCATCGTCGGCACCACCATCGAGCCGGGCTCCCCCGTTCTGGTGCAGCTGCTGGGCGGAGAGCCGGTCTTCATCGACGACTCGGCGACGGATCCGCGGATGACGACACATGTGCGGACCCGGTTCGGTCCCAGCATGATGCTGCCGTTGCAGAGCGGCGGCAGGCTCATCGGCACCCTCGCACTGCCCCGGCGGCGCGGCGGCCGCCCGTACACGGCCGTGGACCGGCTGCTGGCCTCCCAGTTCGCCTCGCAGGCCGCACTCGCCCTGGTGCTGGCGGACGCCCAGCACAACAGGGAACAGCTCGCGGTGTACGAGGACCGTGACCGGATCGCCCGCGATCTGCACGATCTCGTCGTCCAGAGGCTCTTCGCGACCGAGATGATGCTGGAGTCGACCCGCCGCCGGGCGGCCGCCCCGGAGACGGACGAGCTGCTCACCCAGGCCGTCGACGAGCTGAACTCCACCATTCAGGAAGTACGGACCGCGATCTTCGCCCTCCAGCAGCCGCCCACCGAGGCACCCAGCACCTTTCGCGGCCGGGTGCTCCGGGAGACCGGGGGCGCGGCCTCCGTCCTCGGCTTCCAGCCGTCGGTGCAGTTCACCGGGGCGGTGGACTCACTCGTACGGCAGCCCGCGGACCGGCAGCTCCTCGCGGCTTTGCGCGGCGCGCTCGCGGCGGCGCACCGTCGGACCGGGGTGTCGGCCATCGAGGTGGAGGTGGACGCGACGGCGCGGCTGCCCGACGGGCGGGCCGCAGTCCGGCTGGCGGTCGCCGACGACGGGCGGGGCGACGACGGCTCGCGCTCCACGACGTTCACCTGGCAGGCGCCGCTCTGA
- a CDS encoding MarR family winged helix-turn-helix transcriptional regulator: protein MATTRTDPLTLEVVELIGTVVARYYEEYDRAAAAHSLTGAQARVLGLLSLEPTPMRKIAQKLKCEPSNVTGIVDRLETRGLVERRPDPADRRVKLAAATEKGARTALQLRESLGFAREPLAELSHAERAVLRDLLRRMLGVDTES, encoded by the coding sequence ATGGCCACCACGCGAACAGACCCACTGACCCTCGAAGTCGTCGAGCTCATCGGCACGGTCGTGGCGCGCTACTACGAGGAGTACGACCGGGCCGCGGCCGCGCACTCGCTCACCGGTGCGCAGGCCCGGGTCCTCGGGCTGCTCTCCCTGGAGCCGACGCCGATGCGCAAGATCGCCCAGAAACTGAAGTGCGAGCCGTCGAACGTGACGGGGATCGTCGACCGGCTGGAGACGCGTGGCCTGGTGGAGCGTCGGCCCGACCCGGCCGACCGGCGGGTGAAGCTGGCCGCCGCGACGGAGAAGGGTGCCCGGACCGCGCTGCAGCTCCGCGAGTCGCTCGGCTTCGCACGCGAGCCGCTCGCCGAGTTGTCGCACGCGGAGCGTGCGGTGCTGCGGGACCTGCTGCGACGGATGCTGGGCGTGGACACGGAGTCCTAG
- a CDS encoding LysE family translocator gives MTEIIAVAVITVLAVISPGADFAMVVRNSYLYGRTTGLLAATGVAAGVLVHVTYTMLGVGLLIASSTALFTAIKLAGAAYLVYIGVRTFFARNDLVVDLESKPALTRLGALRTGFLTNALNPKTTLFVVSTFTQVVGEDTGLWQQAGYGLFMSAAHLGWFALVALFFSHEQLRTAMLRWQKVLNRGIGSVLIGLGVTLGLAR, from the coding sequence ATGACCGAGATCATCGCCGTCGCCGTCATCACCGTCCTCGCCGTCATCAGCCCGGGCGCCGACTTCGCGATGGTCGTGCGCAACAGCTACCTCTACGGCCGGACGACCGGTCTCCTCGCGGCCACCGGAGTCGCCGCGGGCGTCCTCGTCCATGTCACGTACACGATGCTCGGCGTCGGGCTGCTGATCGCGTCCTCGACCGCCCTGTTCACCGCGATCAAGCTGGCCGGCGCGGCGTATCTCGTCTACATCGGGGTACGGACGTTCTTCGCCCGCAACGATCTCGTCGTCGATCTGGAGTCGAAGCCGGCCCTGACCCGGCTCGGGGCTCTGCGCACCGGCTTCCTGACCAACGCGCTGAACCCCAAGACCACGCTCTTCGTCGTGTCGACCTTCACCCAGGTCGTCGGGGAAGACACCGGTCTGTGGCAGCAGGCGGGTTACGGGCTCTTCATGTCCGCCGCCCACCTCGGCTGGTTCGCGCTGGTCGCGCTGTTCTTCTCGCACGAGCAGCTGCGCACCGCGATGCTGCGGTGGCAGAAGGTCCTCAACCGCGGCATCGGTTCGGTGCTCATCGGGCTGGGTGTCACGCTCGGCCTCGCCCGCTGA
- a CDS encoding TetR/AcrR family transcriptional regulator, whose translation MARARTEERRAEILRATLEVIAERGYRGATLGAVAERVGLSQQGLLHYFPTKEALLVAVLEERDQWDTGGGARSDGTWRADLLGSLVEYNAMRPGVVQTFSALLGESVTEGHPAGEFFTRRYTQVRASMAAMLRGEYGETLPGGLTPERAAPLLVAVLDGLQYQWLLDPGAVDMPAAFQDFLRLLRPEPADAPDEPDVHSG comes from the coding sequence ATGGCGCGGGCCAGAACCGAGGAGCGGCGGGCGGAGATCCTCCGGGCCACCCTCGAAGTGATCGCCGAGCGCGGCTATCGCGGCGCCACGCTGGGCGCGGTCGCCGAGCGGGTGGGCCTCAGCCAGCAGGGGCTGCTGCACTACTTCCCGACCAAGGAAGCGCTGCTCGTAGCAGTGCTGGAGGAACGCGACCAGTGGGACACGGGCGGCGGGGCCCGCAGCGACGGCACCTGGCGGGCCGATCTGCTGGGCTCGCTCGTCGAGTACAACGCGATGCGGCCCGGTGTCGTCCAGACGTTCTCCGCGCTGCTCGGCGAGAGTGTGACGGAAGGGCATCCGGCCGGGGAGTTCTTCACCCGGCGCTACACGCAGGTCCGCGCGAGCATGGCGGCCATGCTCCGCGGGGAGTACGGCGAGACGCTGCCCGGCGGTCTCACCCCGGAGCGGGCGGCACCGCTGCTGGTCGCGGTGCTGGACGGACTCCAGTACCAGTGGCTGCTCGACCCCGGAGCGGTGGACATGCCGGCCGCGTTCCAGGACTTTCTGCGACTGTTGCGGCCGGAGCCCGCGGACGCCCCGGACGAGCCCGACGTGCACAGCGGCTGA
- a CDS encoding rod shape-determining protein has product MTVSLEQLRRCHVAVDLGAARTRVYIKGLGLVVDEPSAAAINTRSGSLIAVGELAEKMTGRTPDYIRVVRPVSGGSVIDIEMAQRMLRHLLGEKLRRQLRRKPRLRAAACTPHDSDPLAQRATIETLVGLGARRVELVDTLLAAAVGCDLPVEQPVGSMIMVCGAATTQIAVLSLGSIVTAVRIPIGGDAIDHAVIQHLRQQHELMLPSQSVRPLQLALSGNGLTPHGPAVTEIHGRDVVTGLARSVQVDTAAVRRAIHTPLTAVLDGLGKVLRDCPPDLVADLADCGIMMVGGSALLPGLDQMLRDATGMPVHIAERPDVCAVLGLGAMLDGKVEPMVLNPLVA; this is encoded by the coding sequence GTGACCGTCAGTCTTGAGCAGTTGCGCCGCTGCCACGTCGCCGTCGACCTCGGGGCCGCCCGGACCCGCGTGTACATCAAAGGGCTCGGGCTCGTCGTCGACGAACCGAGTGCCGCCGCCATCAACACCCGTAGCGGTTCGCTCATCGCCGTCGGTGAGCTCGCCGAGAAGATGACGGGCCGCACCCCCGACTACATCCGGGTGGTCCGCCCGGTCTCCGGCGGGAGCGTCATCGACATCGAAATGGCCCAGCGCATGCTCCGCCATCTGCTCGGCGAGAAGCTCCGCCGTCAGCTGCGCCGCAAGCCGCGGCTGCGCGCAGCCGCCTGCACCCCGCACGACAGCGATCCGCTCGCCCAGCGCGCCACCATCGAGACCCTGGTCGGGCTAGGCGCCCGGCGGGTCGAGCTGGTCGACACCCTGCTTGCCGCGGCGGTCGGCTGCGACCTCCCGGTCGAGCAACCGGTCGGGAGCATGATCATGGTGTGCGGGGCGGCGACCACGCAGATCGCCGTGCTCTCGCTCGGTTCGATCGTGACCGCCGTACGGATCCCGATCGGCGGCGACGCCATCGACCACGCGGTGATCCAGCATCTGCGCCAGCAGCATGAGTTGATGCTGCCGAGCCAGTCGGTACGCCCGTTGCAGCTGGCCCTCAGCGGCAACGGCCTGACCCCGCACGGGCCCGCCGTGACCGAGATCCACGGCCGTGACGTCGTGACCGGCCTGGCCCGCTCGGTGCAGGTCGACACCGCCGCCGTGCGGCGCGCCATCCACACCCCGCTGACCGCGGTCCTCGACGGTCTCGGCAAGGTGCTGCGCGACTGCCCGCCCGATCTGGTGGCCGACCTCGCGGACTGCGGGATCATGATGGTCGGCGGAAGTGCGCTGCTGCCCGGGCTCGACCAGATGCTGCGCGATGCGACGGGCATGCCGGTGCACATCGCGGAGCGCCCCGATGTGTGCGCCGTCCTGGGGCTCGGCGCCATGCTGGACGGCAAGGTCGAGCCGATGGTCCTCAACCCGCTGGTCGCCTGA
- a CDS encoding NADP-dependent oxidoreductase, whose protein sequence is MSAALPTSSREWHLVARPHGWPKAEDFALREAPVTAPAEGRVLVRNLHFSVDPYMRGRMNDVKSYTPPFKLDHPMEGGAVGEVIASNAEGIAVGDHVLHGLGWREYADVPAQHAVKVDPDLAPLSAYLGVLGMTGLTAYAGLFEVASFKEGDAVFVSGAAGAVGSQVGQMAKLRGASRVIGSAGSDEKVKLLVEEYGFDAAFNYKNGPVAEQLRQAAPDGIDVYFDNVGGEHLEAAISSLHVHGRATICGMIAQYNATEPTPGPRNLALVIGKRLRLQGMLVGDHTALQPQFVQEVAGWLASGELKYRETVVEGIENGFDAFLGLMRGENTGKMIVSLG, encoded by the coding sequence ATGTCTGCAGCACTTCCCACGTCGAGCCGTGAATGGCACCTTGTCGCCCGCCCCCACGGCTGGCCGAAGGCCGAGGATTTCGCGCTGCGTGAGGCCCCGGTCACCGCTCCCGCCGAGGGTCGTGTCCTCGTCCGCAATCTGCACTTCTCGGTCGACCCGTACATGCGGGGCAGGATGAACGACGTGAAGTCGTACACCCCGCCCTTCAAGCTGGATCACCCCATGGAAGGCGGCGCGGTCGGCGAGGTCATCGCCTCCAACGCCGAGGGGATCGCGGTCGGTGACCACGTCCTGCACGGTCTGGGCTGGCGTGAGTACGCCGACGTCCCGGCCCAGCACGCCGTCAAGGTCGACCCGGACCTGGCCCCGCTCTCCGCCTACCTCGGCGTGCTCGGCATGACCGGGCTCACCGCCTACGCGGGCCTCTTCGAGGTCGCGTCCTTCAAGGAGGGCGACGCCGTCTTCGTCTCCGGTGCCGCCGGTGCCGTCGGCAGCCAGGTCGGCCAGATGGCGAAGCTCAGGGGCGCCTCGCGGGTCATCGGCTCGGCCGGATCCGACGAGAAGGTCAAGCTCCTCGTCGAGGAGTACGGCTTCGACGCCGCCTTCAACTACAAGAACGGCCCGGTTGCCGAGCAGCTGCGCCAGGCCGCCCCCGACGGCATCGACGTCTACTTCGACAACGTCGGCGGCGAGCACCTCGAAGCGGCGATCTCCTCGCTCCATGTGCACGGCCGCGCCACCATCTGCGGAATGATCGCCCAGTACAACGCGACCGAGCCGACCCCCGGCCCGCGCAACCTCGCGCTCGTCATCGGCAAGCGGCTGCGTCTGCAGGGCATGCTCGTCGGCGACCACACCGCGCTCCAGCCGCAGTTCGTCCAGGAGGTCGCCGGCTGGCTGGCCTCCGGTGAGCTGAAGTACCGCGAGACCGTCGTCGAGGGCATCGAGAACGGCTTCGATGCGTTCCTCGGCCTGATGCGCGGCGAGAACACCGGAAAGATGATCGTTTCCCTCGGCTGA
- a CDS encoding organic hydroperoxide resistance protein gives MAIQDITVAYTAVATAENGRDGRVSSDDGRLDVVVNPPKALGGNGAGTNPEQLFAAGYSACFQGALGVVARQEKADISGSTVTAAVSIGKTAEGGFGLEVAISATIPNVDTTTAQSLIEKAHQVCPYSNATRGNIKVELSVV, from the coding sequence ATGGCCATTCAGGACATAACCGTCGCGTACACCGCTGTCGCCACTGCGGAGAACGGCCGTGACGGCCGCGTCTCCTCCGACGACGGCCGGCTCGACGTCGTCGTCAACCCGCCGAAGGCGCTGGGCGGCAACGGTGCGGGCACCAACCCGGAGCAGCTCTTCGCAGCCGGCTACAGCGCCTGCTTCCAGGGCGCCCTCGGTGTGGTGGCCCGTCAGGAGAAGGCCGACATCTCCGGCTCCACCGTGACCGCCGCGGTCTCCATCGGCAAGACCGCCGAGGGTGGCTTCGGCCTGGAGGTCGCGATCTCCGCGACCATCCCGAACGTCGACACCACCACCGCGCAGTCGCTCATCGAGAAGGCCCACCAGGTGTGCCCGTACTCGAACGCCACGCGCGGCAACATCAAGGTCGAGCTGTCGGTCGTCTGA
- a CDS encoding EI24 domain-containing protein, whose translation MRDLGVGFSYLIKGQRWVGRHGRWFGFGLIPGLVTLVVYAAALVGLGYGADDFVAWATPFADDWSSPWLGLLRVTLTVLVFALGLFLAVITFTAVTLLVGQPFYESLSEQVDRSEGGDVPESGLPLWRELWISARDSLRILVRVSLYAVLLFALGFVPVVGQTVVPAIGFCVTGYFLAEELTAVALQRRGLVLADRLVLLRGRRMLTLGFGVPLGLAFLVPFVAVFLMPGAVAGATLLARDLTAPPSDDEDAAPSPYTLNKD comes from the coding sequence ATGCGCGATCTAGGGGTGGGTTTCAGCTATTTGATCAAGGGGCAACGCTGGGTCGGCCGGCACGGACGCTGGTTCGGCTTCGGCCTGATCCCCGGCCTCGTCACGCTCGTCGTGTACGCGGCAGCGCTCGTCGGACTCGGCTACGGCGCCGACGACTTCGTGGCCTGGGCGACCCCGTTCGCCGACGACTGGTCCTCGCCCTGGCTCGGCCTGCTCCGGGTCACGCTCACCGTGCTGGTCTTCGCCCTCGGGCTGTTCCTCGCCGTGATCACGTTCACCGCCGTGACGCTGCTGGTCGGCCAGCCGTTCTACGAGTCGCTCTCCGAGCAGGTGGACCGGTCGGAGGGCGGCGACGTCCCCGAGTCCGGGCTGCCGCTCTGGCGCGAACTGTGGATCTCCGCCCGTGACAGCCTCCGCATCCTCGTGCGCGTCTCGCTGTACGCCGTACTGCTCTTCGCCCTCGGGTTCGTCCCGGTCGTCGGCCAGACCGTGGTCCCCGCGATCGGTTTCTGTGTCACCGGCTACTTCCTCGCCGAGGAGCTCACCGCGGTCGCGCTCCAGCGCCGCGGCCTGGTCCTGGCGGACCGGCTCGTCCTGCTGCGCGGCCGCCGCATGCTGACCCTCGGCTTCGGGGTACCGCTGGGACTCGCCTTCCTGGTCCCGTTCGTCGCGGTGTTCCTGATGCCGGGCGCCGTCGCCGGAGCCACCCTGCTCGCGCGGGACCTGACGGCGCCGCCCTCCGACGACGAGGACGCGGCCCCTTCCCCGTACACCCTCAACAAGGACTGA
- a CDS encoding aldose epimerase family protein, with protein MNTGLSTAIRAEVFGTLADGTAVHRWTLERAGTRVRVLTYGGVVQSVEVPGRDGVRAPVALGLPDLAAYEKSSGPYFGALVGRYANRIARGSFVLDGQTHQVTRNEGRNHVHGGARGFDRRVWEARELTDGVELSLVAEDGEEGFPGRLTVSAAYSLDEDGALRIAYRATTDAPTVLNLTNHTYWNLAGADSGSAVGHTLRIAAGRITPTDAESLPTGEFLPVDGTRFDFRETKTVGGGYDHNFVLDAAADGPVAELCDPASGRVLTVTTTEPGLQLYTADHFDGRPYGPCDGIALETQHFPDSPNRPEFPSTVLRPGEEYVSTTVYGFSVR; from the coding sequence ATGAACACGGGTTTGAGCACGGCGATACGTGCGGAAGTCTTCGGCACCCTCGCGGACGGCACCGCCGTCCACCGCTGGACGCTGGAACGGGCCGGTACGCGCGTACGCGTCCTGACGTACGGCGGCGTCGTGCAATCGGTCGAGGTGCCCGGGCGGGACGGTGTACGGGCCCCGGTGGCGCTCGGGCTGCCGGATCTCGCGGCGTACGAGAAGTCCTCCGGCCCGTACTTCGGGGCGCTGGTCGGGCGGTACGCGAACCGGATCGCGCGCGGCTCCTTCGTACTCGACGGGCAGACCCACCAGGTGACCCGGAACGAGGGGCGCAACCATGTGCACGGCGGGGCCCGTGGCTTCGACAGACGCGTGTGGGAGGCGCGGGAGCTCACCGACGGTGTGGAGCTCTCCCTGGTCGCGGAGGACGGCGAGGAGGGCTTCCCGGGGCGGCTGACGGTCTCGGCCGCGTACTCCCTGGACGAGGACGGGGCGCTGCGCATCGCGTACCGGGCGACGACGGACGCGCCGACCGTGCTCAACCTGACCAATCACACGTACTGGAACCTGGCCGGCGCCGACAGCGGCAGCGCGGTCGGGCACACGCTGCGGATCGCGGCAGGGCGGATCACGCCGACGGACGCCGAGTCGCTGCCGACGGGTGAGTTCCTGCCGGTGGACGGGACCCGGTTCGACTTCCGGGAGACGAAGACCGTCGGTGGGGGGTACGACCACAACTTCGTTCTGGACGCCGCCGCCGACGGTCCGGTGGCCGAGCTGTGCGACCCCGCGTCGGGGCGCGTCCTGACCGTCACGACGACCGAGCCGGGTCTGCAGCTGTACACCGCCGACCACTTCGACGGCCGGCCGTACGGGCCCTGCGACGGGATCGCACTGGAGACGCAGCACTTCCCGGACTCGCCGAACCGGCCGGAGTTCCCGAGCACGGTGCTGCGGCCGGGCGAGGAGTACGTGTCGACGACGGTGTACGGGTTCTCGGTGCGCTGA
- a CDS encoding beta-glucosidase family protein, producing MAEASITHSDAAREAVVDAALAALGLDDKARLLAGQDMWSLPALPAVGLRSLVMSDGPIGVRGVRWTAEDPSVALPSPTALAATWDPALARRAGRLLAQEARRKGVHVLLAPTVNLHRSPLGGRHFEAYSEDPYLTGEIGTGYVRGVQDGGVGTTVKHFVANDAETDRFTVDNVVAPRTLREIYLAPFERIVRNARPWGIMAAYNQVNGSTMTEHRYLQNAVLRGEWGFDGSIVSDWLAARSTTAAITGGLDVAMPGPRTVYGKALADAVRAGRIEESVVDGAVRNVLRLAARVGILDGAPPVVGPADHPTGIDGDALAREIARRSFVLVRNERATLPIAPAAVRKIALSGALARDARVLGGGSAQVFPHHIVSPLDGLTAALPEDALDYRIGADPNSDLAPAEQGFELRAVCYDTAGTVLGSAPLHSGTVQWIGDDLPDGVTHETLHSVEITGTFVPRDTGEHAFGTRGTGALTLTVAGETLYDGIHRVTGSTDPGEAFFGSPLERGRTTLTAGVPVEVSLRQVPETLAADSPIPGVSFSFCHLGPRRDPDELIAEAVEAARAADTAVVVVGTTERVESEGFDRTDLRLPGHQDDLVRAVAAVNPNTVVVVNSGSPVELPWRNEVAAVLLSWFPGQEGGAALADVLLGAAEPGGRLPTTWPVALADVPVSTTTPTDGELHYDEGVFVGYRAWEKAGTAPAYPFGHGLGYTTWEYESLAATPDSATVRLRNTGNRHGGETVQIYLAPQSESAERPARWLAGFARVEAAPGETAEAVIELERRAYELWDETAYDWTLVPGSYEVQAARSLGDVRLTATTEIKE from the coding sequence GTGGCAGAAGCGTCCATCACTCACTCCGATGCGGCCCGTGAGGCCGTGGTCGACGCGGCACTGGCCGCGCTGGGACTCGACGACAAGGCCCGGCTGCTGGCCGGCCAGGACATGTGGTCGCTGCCCGCGCTCCCCGCCGTCGGCCTGCGGTCGCTGGTCATGTCCGACGGTCCGATCGGCGTCCGCGGCGTCCGCTGGACCGCCGAGGACCCGTCCGTCGCCCTCCCTTCGCCCACCGCGCTCGCCGCGACCTGGGACCCGGCCCTCGCCCGGCGGGCGGGCCGGCTGCTGGCCCAGGAGGCCCGCCGCAAGGGGGTGCACGTCCTCCTGGCCCCGACCGTGAACCTCCACCGCTCCCCGCTCGGCGGCCGCCACTTCGAGGCGTACAGCGAGGACCCGTACCTCACCGGCGAGATCGGCACCGGCTATGTGCGCGGCGTGCAGGACGGCGGCGTCGGCACGACCGTCAAGCACTTCGTCGCCAACGACGCGGAGACCGACCGCTTCACCGTCGACAACGTCGTCGCCCCGCGCACGCTGCGCGAGATCTATCTCGCCCCGTTCGAACGGATCGTCAGGAACGCCCGTCCGTGGGGCATCATGGCCGCCTACAACCAGGTCAACGGCTCCACGATGACCGAGCACCGCTATCTGCAGAACGCGGTGCTGCGCGGCGAATGGGGCTTCGACGGCTCCATCGTCTCCGACTGGCTGGCCGCCCGATCCACCACCGCCGCGATCACCGGCGGCCTCGACGTCGCCATGCCGGGACCGAGGACCGTGTACGGGAAGGCGCTCGCCGACGCAGTCCGCGCCGGTCGGATCGAGGAGTCCGTCGTCGACGGGGCCGTACGCAACGTCCTGCGGCTCGCCGCCCGCGTCGGCATCCTGGACGGCGCCCCGCCCGTCGTCGGCCCGGCGGACCATCCAACCGGCATCGACGGCGACGCGCTCGCCCGCGAGATCGCCCGCCGCTCCTTCGTCCTCGTACGCAACGAACGCGCCACACTCCCCATCGCCCCGGCCGCCGTCCGCAAGATCGCCCTCAGCGGCGCCCTCGCCCGCGACGCCCGCGTCCTCGGCGGCGGCTCCGCACAGGTCTTCCCGCACCACATCGTCTCGCCGCTCGACGGCCTCACCGCGGCCCTGCCCGAGGACGCGCTCGACTACCGCATCGGCGCCGACCCGAACAGTGACCTCGCCCCCGCCGAGCAGGGCTTCGAGCTCCGGGCCGTCTGCTACGACACGGCCGGCACGGTCCTCGGCTCGGCCCCGCTGCACAGCGGCACCGTCCAGTGGATCGGTGACGACCTCCCCGACGGTGTGACCCACGAGACGCTGCACAGCGTCGAGATCACCGGCACGTTCGTCCCACGCGACACCGGCGAGCACGCCTTCGGTACCCGCGGTACCGGCGCGCTCACCCTCACCGTCGCGGGCGAGACCCTGTACGACGGAATCCACCGTGTCACCGGCTCCACCGACCCCGGCGAGGCGTTCTTCGGCAGCCCGCTGGAGCGCGGACGGACCACCCTCACCGCGGGCGTCCCCGTCGAGGTATCGCTGCGCCAGGTCCCCGAGACCCTCGCCGCCGACTCACCCATCCCCGGCGTCTCGTTCTCCTTCTGCCACCTCGGCCCGCGCCGTGACCCCGACGAGCTGATCGCCGAGGCCGTCGAAGCGGCCCGCGCCGCGGACACCGCGGTCGTCGTGGTCGGCACCACCGAACGCGTCGAGTCCGAGGGCTTCGACCGCACCGACCTGAGGCTCCCCGGGCACCAGGACGACCTGGTCCGCGCCGTCGCCGCGGTCAACCCGAACACCGTCGTGGTCGTCAACTCCGGCTCCCCGGTGGAGCTTCCCTGGCGCAACGAGGTCGCCGCGGTGCTGCTCAGCTGGTTCCCGGGCCAGGAGGGCGGAGCTGCCCTCGCCGACGTCCTGCTCGGTGCCGCCGAACCGGGCGGCCGCCTGCCCACCACCTGGCCGGTCGCGCTCGCCGACGTCCCGGTCTCCACCACCACCCCCACCGACGGAGAACTCCACTACGACGAGGGCGTCTTCGTCGGCTACCGGGCCTGGGAGAAGGCGGGCACCGCACCCGCGTACCCCTTCGGCCACGGACTCGGCTACACCACCTGGGAGTACGAGTCCCTGGCGGCCACCCCCGACTCCGCCACCGTCCGCCTGCGCAACACGGGCAACCGCCACGGCGGCGAGACCGTCCAGATCTACCTGGCACCGCAGTCGGAGAGCGCCGAACGCCCGGCCCGGTGGCTGGCCGGCTTCGCCCGCGTCGAGGCGGCGCCGGGCGAGACCGCCGAGGCCGTGATCGAACTGGAGCGGCGTGCGTACGAACTCTGGGACGAGACGGCGTACGACTGGACCCTCGTGCCGGGCAGCTACGAGGTGCAGGCGGCACGCTCGCTCGGGGACGTACGCCTGACGGCGACCACGGAGATCAAGGAGTAA